From Vreelandella neptunia, the proteins below share one genomic window:
- a CDS encoding TniB family NTP-binding protein codes for MSTHLHPDLRHVLGLSAKERMEFMDQPRWLGYPLANRVIEVMRGLMEKPSRPRMPNLLLVGDSNNGKTTIVQRFRKQYGEGYVNEDVEPVKPVVVTQAPPSADEKSLYIAVLESFWAPYRPTDPVPKLRYQVIHQLRACHTRLLIIDEFHSLLTGGAVKQRETMNAIKLLCNELMIPIVGVGTQDAVRVLHSDPQHASRFDVVALPKWELNQEFQKLLAGFEKILPLKHPSQLHEPQLATQLHAISGGNLGDLHRLLIECANAAILSGAECIDEKIIQSKSWVRPTRGIREVML; via the coding sequence ATGAGCACACACCTTCATCCTGATCTTCGTCACGTCTTGGGGCTGTCCGCTAAAGAGCGAATGGAGTTTATGGATCAACCGCGCTGGTTGGGCTATCCATTGGCCAATCGTGTCATTGAGGTCATGCGTGGGTTGATGGAGAAGCCCAGTCGTCCTCGTATGCCTAACCTCTTGCTCGTGGGTGACTCCAACAACGGAAAGACAACCATCGTTCAACGGTTTCGTAAGCAGTACGGTGAAGGCTACGTGAATGAAGACGTAGAGCCCGTGAAGCCTGTTGTTGTCACTCAGGCTCCCCCGAGTGCCGATGAGAAAAGTCTGTATATCGCAGTGCTAGAGAGTTTCTGGGCTCCCTACCGGCCTACAGATCCTGTTCCCAAGCTGCGCTACCAGGTGATTCATCAACTGCGTGCTTGCCATACGCGCTTACTGATCATCGATGAGTTTCACTCTCTGTTAACCGGTGGTGCTGTTAAGCAGCGCGAAACGATGAATGCCATTAAGCTTTTATGCAATGAGCTAATGATTCCCATCGTTGGTGTGGGGACGCAAGATGCTGTGCGTGTGCTGCATTCAGACCCACAGCATGCGAGTCGCTTTGATGTGGTCGCGTTACCAAAGTGGGAGCTCAATCAGGAGTTTCAGAAGCTGCTCGCTGGCTTTGAGAAGATATTACCTCTCAAACATCCTTCCCAACTGCATGAGCCCCAATTGGCGACCCAGCTCCACGCGATTTCTGGCGGTAATTTGGGTGACCTGCACCGGCTGCTGATTGAGTGTGCAAATGCCGCTATTTTGTCTGGAGCTGAGTGCATCGATGAGAAAATTATTCAGAGTAAATCATGGGTGCGGCCCACCCGTGGCATTAGGGAAGTGATGCTGTAA
- a CDS encoding Mu transposase C-terminal domain-containing protein codes for MNNHRGSATEPNNGVAQTRQHLQIMVGEQVQKDGTVYRISQVLDFETVIGIAVESGRSCPLRIKELAPLNSGSVSPEQDMSEIGDADWREAEHRFSIIKPLVDRHTVGRDAAEERAKQTGVDTATIYRWLKRYKATGSVLALIPQKPGWKKGKSRIPAHAEAVIQEVIKEVYLTLQRPSAQKAVQEVMRRCHERRIDPPSPGTVRARLRDIPERDRLRGHGFRDKAINKFQPAAGKFPNADYPLAVMQIDHTPADIILVDDVYRKPIGRPWITLAMDVFTRMVTGYYLSFDPPSETSVGMCVAHSMLPKDEWLLLHNVEAEWPVWGTPATIHVDNGPDFRSETFRRSCLAYGVNLEFRPVKQPRYGGHIERVLGSLLKEIHNLPGTTFSSIKEKEGYDPEKHAAMTKSEFEEWLVTLICKVYHQRLHSGIGMSPMKKWEIGVFGNADVQGVGLAPRPADRLSVLLDFLPSFQRTIQTFGVTIDGINYYDEALRPWINAKDPDMPDKKRTFVFRRDPRDISVIWFKDPELGHYFRVPFANLALPSMSVWEYAQAKARLRQEGRNSVNETEILRAISELRTHVEESQARTKRSRRQAQRRKEHEKKVTPADPLLHAPSTAAPKETPAQGDGLLTGDIDVNWDIA; via the coding sequence ATGAATAACCATCGTGGCAGCGCAACTGAACCCAATAACGGCGTCGCCCAAACACGCCAACACTTGCAGATTATGGTGGGTGAGCAGGTTCAGAAAGATGGCACCGTTTACCGAATTTCCCAGGTGCTCGATTTTGAGACAGTCATTGGCATTGCCGTTGAGTCCGGGCGTAGTTGCCCGCTTCGCATCAAAGAACTAGCGCCTCTCAATAGCGGGTCCGTATCCCCTGAGCAGGATATGTCCGAGATTGGGGATGCCGATTGGCGGGAGGCCGAGCATCGCTTTTCCATCATTAAGCCCTTGGTGGATCGCCATACGGTGGGGCGGGATGCAGCGGAGGAGCGTGCGAAACAAACGGGGGTTGATACGGCTACGATCTACCGTTGGTTGAAGCGGTATAAAGCGACGGGCTCGGTGCTCGCATTGATTCCTCAAAAGCCAGGGTGGAAGAAGGGAAAGTCGCGTATTCCCGCGCATGCCGAGGCAGTGATTCAGGAAGTCATCAAAGAGGTGTATTTGACGCTGCAGCGTCCGTCCGCACAAAAAGCGGTACAGGAAGTCATGCGGCGCTGCCATGAACGGCGCATCGACCCGCCGAGCCCTGGTACCGTTCGTGCTCGTCTGCGTGATATCCCAGAGCGTGACCGGTTGCGTGGCCATGGTTTTAGAGACAAAGCCATTAACAAGTTCCAGCCGGCTGCCGGAAAATTTCCCAATGCGGACTATCCGTTAGCCGTTATGCAGATTGACCACACGCCTGCCGATATTATTTTGGTCGATGACGTGTATCGCAAGCCGATTGGTCGCCCATGGATTACGTTGGCCATGGACGTGTTTACTCGCATGGTCACGGGGTATTACTTGTCGTTTGACCCGCCCTCTGAAACATCTGTCGGCATGTGTGTGGCGCACTCCATGCTTCCTAAAGATGAGTGGTTGCTACTGCATAATGTGGAGGCTGAGTGGCCGGTATGGGGCACACCCGCCACGATTCATGTCGATAACGGCCCAGATTTTCGCTCTGAGACGTTTCGGCGCTCATGCCTAGCCTATGGGGTCAACCTTGAGTTTCGGCCTGTTAAGCAGCCTCGTTATGGTGGCCACATTGAGCGGGTACTGGGCTCTCTTCTAAAGGAAATCCATAACCTGCCTGGGACGACCTTCTCCTCCATTAAAGAGAAAGAGGGATACGATCCAGAGAAGCACGCGGCCATGACGAAAAGCGAGTTTGAAGAGTGGCTGGTGACGTTGATTTGCAAGGTTTACCACCAGCGCCTTCATTCTGGGATTGGTATGTCGCCGATGAAAAAGTGGGAAATTGGTGTGTTTGGCAATGCGGATGTGCAGGGAGTGGGATTAGCGCCGAGGCCTGCTGACAGGCTCTCTGTATTGCTCGATTTTTTGCCCAGCTTTCAGCGTACGATCCAGACCTTTGGTGTGACCATCGATGGCATAAACTATTACGATGAAGCGCTAAGACCTTGGATCAATGCCAAAGATCCAGACATGCCAGACAAGAAACGCACCTTTGTTTTCCGGCGCGACCCTCGCGACATTAGTGTCATTTGGTTCAAAGACCCGGAGCTCGGGCACTATTTTCGCGTGCCCTTTGCCAATCTTGCCCTCCCCTCGATGAGTGTTTGGGAGTATGCCCAAGCTAAAGCGCGCCTTCGGCAGGAAGGAAGAAACTCGGTCAATGAGACTGAAATTCTACGCGCTATTAGTGAGCTGCGAACCCATGTGGAGGAGTCGCAAGCACGTACTAAGCGAAGTCGCCGTCAGGCACAACGACGTAAAGAGCATGAGAAGAAGGTGACGCCTGCAGATCCCCTTTTACATGCGCCCTCAACTGCGGCCCCTAAAGAGACACCCGCTCAAGGGGACGGTCTTTTAACGGGTGATATCGATGTGAACTGGGACATAGCATGA
- a CDS encoding heteromeric transposase endonuclease subunit TnsA, protein MPLPTSVRKIGPTRRSVSGYYAFRGEESIAFESTLERDFLIKADFDVSVLGVISQPCEIPFHHPVTGRRYTYTPDYLVYYRLGNRHYRDYPKPLLVEVKPREKWQAHWREWSPKWKAAIRHANNEGWAFRIHDESRIRDKTLDNITFLARYKRMVFPSVESQAVLNTVREMGVATLDYLLSRHFMGDIYRAEGIAHLWHLLATRQLDCDMAQSFSPLSEVWVPDYE, encoded by the coding sequence ATGCCACTGCCTACATCCGTTCGTAAAATCGGCCCTACCCGACGAAGTGTGTCTGGCTACTATGCCTTTCGCGGGGAGGAGTCTATTGCGTTCGAGTCGACGCTCGAACGTGATTTCCTCATCAAGGCTGACTTTGATGTGAGCGTCCTTGGTGTGATATCCCAGCCGTGCGAGATCCCGTTTCATCATCCCGTGACCGGTAGGCGCTACACCTACACACCTGACTATTTGGTTTATTACCGTCTCGGTAACCGTCATTACAGGGATTACCCAAAACCTCTCCTGGTGGAGGTCAAACCACGGGAAAAGTGGCAAGCACATTGGCGTGAATGGTCGCCTAAATGGAAGGCGGCGATACGGCATGCCAACAATGAGGGCTGGGCGTTTCGCATTCATGATGAAAGCCGCATTCGTGATAAGACCTTGGACAACATTACCTTCCTAGCGCGCTACAAGCGGATGGTGTTTCCCTCTGTCGAAAGCCAGGCAGTCCTCAACACGGTGAGGGAAATGGGGGTGGCGACCTTGGATTACCTGCTTTCTCGGCACTTTATGGGCGATATTTACCGGGCAGAGGGGATTGCGCATTTATGGCATCTACTGGCGACTCGGCAGTTAGATTGCGATATGGCCCAATCCTTCAGTCCTCTATCGGAGGTATGGGTACCCGATTATGAATAA
- a CDS encoding c-type cytochrome, which translates to MAEDRPFSSDTPQLEDGKRVYRQYCASCHGTQGEGMPNWEEQNALGELPAPPHGPEGHTWKHSDAMLYRIIAEGWRDPWNKTDRLTMPAYQEVLAPSEIRDVVNYLKTLWTQEQRRHQADESIENPFPIQTGIPPE; encoded by the coding sequence ATGGCTGAGGACCGTCCTTTTTCAAGCGATACTCCTCAGCTGGAAGACGGAAAAAGAGTTTACCGACAATACTGTGCTAGTTGCCACGGTACACAAGGCGAAGGCATGCCCAACTGGGAAGAGCAAAATGCTCTAGGCGAGTTACCTGCTCCACCACATGGGCCAGAGGGCCATACCTGGAAACACTCTGATGCCATGCTCTACCGAATTATTGCCGAGGGTTGGCGCGACCCCTGGAATAAAACCGATAGGCTAACGATGCCAGCGTATCAGGAAGTTTTGGCTCCCAGCGAGATACGAGATGTGGTGAATTATCTCAAGACATTATGGACACAAGAGCAAAGGCGTCACCAAGCAGACGAAAGTATTGAGAACCCCTTTCCAATACAAACTGGAATACCCCCAGAGTAA
- a CDS encoding WD40/YVTN/BNR-like repeat-containing protein encodes MHMIVSRFLRVFLLTGLAAVSFGSAITALATEEGLLALQYDVTGKRLFKIEANQLFQRADEGMTWNAIPLPEDVNEGQLRAVSVPSTDPQALYIAGPSIGVQRSTDNGETWQELSANLPSREVTALAVHRRQNETLYAVIEEDGIYQSEDAGTTWKKMDSGPSQKINRLVHSDMEGSMQTGWLYGVSDDAVRLSMDCFCGWRPTGALDAGSVYDVAYSLGNPKRVYVVTQQGLWRSETGGQEWQQVAGDGTELVALTLSAKDTLYGLNQKGELLHSEDEGQSWTYPDA; translated from the coding sequence ATGCACATGATCGTGAGTCGTTTTTTACGTGTCTTCTTACTGACAGGCTTGGCCGCAGTCAGCTTTGGCAGCGCCATTACGGCCTTGGCAACTGAAGAAGGGTTGCTTGCACTGCAATATGACGTAACAGGCAAACGACTGTTTAAAATTGAGGCTAACCAACTATTCCAGCGTGCCGATGAAGGCATGACCTGGAATGCGATTCCCTTGCCCGAAGACGTGAATGAAGGCCAGTTGCGCGCGGTATCGGTCCCCTCCACTGATCCGCAAGCGCTCTATATCGCAGGCCCCTCAATCGGGGTGCAGCGTAGCACCGACAATGGAGAAACCTGGCAAGAGCTTAGCGCTAACCTACCTAGCCGAGAGGTTACTGCGCTAGCTGTACATCGCCGTCAGAACGAAACACTTTATGCGGTAATTGAAGAAGACGGCATCTACCAAAGCGAGGATGCTGGCACCACCTGGAAAAAAATGGACAGTGGTCCTTCACAAAAGATTAACCGACTCGTCCACTCTGACATGGAAGGCAGCATGCAGACCGGCTGGCTCTACGGGGTATCGGACGATGCGGTGCGTCTATCGATGGACTGCTTTTGCGGTTGGAGACCGACCGGAGCACTTGATGCTGGCAGCGTCTATGATGTGGCTTATAGCCTTGGCAACCCAAAGCGAGTCTATGTGGTTACACAGCAAGGACTATGGCGTAGTGAAACGGGTGGTCAAGAGTGGCAACAAGTAGCTGGTGACGGCACAGAGCTCGTTGCACTCACACTCTCCGCCAAAGACACTCTCTATGGTTTAAACCAGAAAGGGGAACTTCTACACAGTGAAGATGAAGGCCAATCCTGGACTTATCCCGATGCGTAA
- a CDS encoding cytochrome c biogenesis CcdA family protein → MLEVANIGLVTAFLAGLISFISPCVLPLVPGYLSFMTGRSLGQLQKADRRERLRVLTQSIWFVLGFSTVFLLLGASSTAIGRLLLVYRQEANLVGGLIVILFGAFMTGLMPWRWFHQEWRFMGRLKDVGGSRSAAYLLGLAFAFGWTPCIGPILGAILTVSASTANAWSGMALLGVYSLGLGVPFMLSALSLDRFIKHQKFLRRWGHFIHIAAGLIMILMGSLMITGKLSELSYWLLRTFPALGVIG, encoded by the coding sequence ATGCTTGAAGTAGCCAATATAGGACTGGTCACTGCCTTTCTGGCAGGCCTGATCTCGTTCATTTCACCCTGTGTTTTGCCACTTGTGCCTGGCTATCTTTCTTTCATGACCGGCCGCTCGCTCGGACAATTACAGAAGGCGGATAGACGAGAGCGACTCCGGGTGTTAACCCAGTCGATATGGTTCGTGCTCGGTTTTTCAACCGTTTTTTTGTTGCTGGGAGCCAGCTCCACCGCCATTGGTCGTCTGCTATTGGTGTATCGCCAAGAAGCAAACCTAGTCGGTGGCCTTATCGTTATACTGTTTGGTGCCTTCATGACCGGGCTCATGCCATGGCGCTGGTTTCATCAAGAATGGCGGTTTATGGGTCGACTGAAGGACGTCGGCGGAAGCCGCAGTGCGGCTTATCTGCTTGGTTTAGCGTTTGCATTTGGCTGGACCCCCTGCATTGGCCCGATTCTAGGTGCCATTCTTACCGTCAGCGCTTCCACGGCCAACGCCTGGAGCGGCATGGCGTTGCTCGGCGTTTATTCTTTGGGTCTGGGTGTGCCCTTCATGCTGAGTGCCCTTTCACTTGATCGCTTCATAAAGCACCAGAAATTCCTGCGTCGCTGGGGGCATTTCATACATATAGCGGCTGGGTTGATCATGATCCTGATGGGTAGCTTAATGATCACAGGCAAACTATCCGAGCTGTCATATTGGTTATTGCGTACTTTCCCTGCCCTAGGTGTTATCGGCTAA
- a CDS encoding TlpA family protein disulfide reductase produces MKLPILAGHLVAVFLMTATSLAMAAPSESSGPQGFLLWATPNDVAQISFEDSGGTPLTLADFEGKLILLNIWATWCGPCREEMPTLDALQAELGSDDFEVVALSIDRKGVEIVNEFYQEIGIEHLAPYIDKTGMASADLGAVGIPTTLLLDRQGKEIGRLVGEAEWNTQDMIDFLAEMIATR; encoded by the coding sequence ACTACCCATCCTGGCAGGACATCTCGTAGCCGTATTTCTGATGACGGCCACCTCCCTTGCCATGGCCGCCCCGTCAGAAAGCTCAGGGCCACAAGGGTTTCTTCTCTGGGCCACCCCCAACGACGTGGCACAAATCAGTTTCGAGGATAGTGGCGGTACCCCTTTAACACTGGCTGACTTTGAAGGGAAACTGATTCTACTCAACATCTGGGCAACATGGTGTGGGCCTTGCCGAGAGGAAATGCCCACTTTAGATGCCCTGCAAGCTGAGCTTGGCAGCGATGACTTTGAAGTGGTCGCCTTATCGATCGACCGTAAGGGGGTCGAGATTGTTAATGAATTTTATCAAGAGATAGGCATTGAACATCTGGCTCCCTATATAGATAAAACCGGGATGGCCAGTGCAGATCTTGGGGCCGTAGGTATTCCCACGACGCTGCTACTTGACCGCCAAGGCAAAGAAATTGGGCGCCTCGTGGGGGAAGCCGAGTGGAACACTCAAGACATGATCGACTTTCTTGCCGAAATGATTGCAACCAGATAA